In the Nitrospinota bacterium genome, one interval contains:
- the tpx gene encoding thiol peroxidase has product FKGNPAKTSGTLPAVGSQAKDFKLVKTDLSEITLSDLAGKKTILNIFPSLDTAVCASSVRKFNVEAANVSGTVILNVSADLPFAQKRFCGAEGIENAVTASTFRSSFASDYGLELTDTVLAGLCSRAVVVLDGKGKVIYTEQVPEITQEPDYEKALASVK; this is encoded by the coding sequence TTCAAGGGGAACCCTGCAAAAACAAGCGGAACTCTTCCGGCTGTCGGCTCCCAGGCAAAGGATTTCAAACTTGTAAAGACCGATCTTTCCGAGATAACGCTTTCCGACCTGGCCGGAAAGAAAACAATACTGAATATTTTTCCAAGTCTCGATACCGCCGTCTGCGCCAGCTCCGTTAGAAAGTTCAACGTGGAGGCGGCAAATGTGAGCGGTACGGTTATTTTAAATGTCTCTGCCGATCTCCCATTCGCCCAGAAACGTTTCTGCGGGGCCGAAGGGATAGAGAATGCGGTGACCGCGTCAACATTCAGAAGCTCATTCGCATCGGATTACGGCCTTGAACTGACCGACACGGTCCTCGCAGGACTCTGCTCGCGCGCGGTTGTAGTGCTGGATGGAAAAGGAAAGGTGATCTACACCGAACAGGTGCCGGAGATCACGCAGGAACCCGACTACGAAAAGGCCCTCGCTTCTGTTAAGTAA